From Podospora bellae-mahoneyi strain CBS 112042 chromosome 3, whole genome shotgun sequence, the proteins below share one genomic window:
- a CDS encoding hypothetical protein (EggNog:ENOG503PHNN) produces the protein MKSFAAIILTALLGSAVAAPLEPRVDAQEFDVSEFTAGCIPHGTLCTIRFKVATNQMPYATECGFSGTPLGSSSLPDTGFATCTDPSIIWSFRRVQTADATGPAPFYELALSNAGQNIAAAKFWPASAFPILQSGASFYQQYNGEQRFVIHQ, from the exons ATGAAGTCCTTCGCCGCCATCATTCTCACCGCCCTGCTCGGCTCTGCCGTCGCTGCTCCCCTTGAGCCCCGTGTCGATGCTCAGGAGTTTGACGTCTCCGAGTTTACCGCCGGCTGCATCCCCCACGGAACTCTCTGCAC CATTCGCTTCAAGGTAGCCACCAACCAGATGCCCTACGCCACCGAATGCGGCTTCTCTGGCACGCCGCTCGGCTCCAGCTCTCTTCCCGACACCGGCTTCGCCACATGTACCGACCCGAGCATCATCTGGTCGTTCCGTCGCGTCCAGACTGCTGATGCAACCGGGCCTGCTCCCTTTTACGAGCTTGCTCTGTCCAACGCGGGTCAGAACATTGCTGCGGCCAAGTTCTGGCCTGCGTCGGCTTTTCCCATCTTGCAGTCGGGCGCATCGTTTTATCAGCAGTATAATGGCGAGCAGAGGTTTGTCATTCATCAATGA